The Pectobacterium wasabiae CFBP 3304 DNA segment GCATCCACCGGCTTGCTCAGTGCAATATCAAAGCGCGCCGGCTGGCCTTCCGCCACGGTCCCCGCATCCCCGACCGTCAGCACCGGCACATCCGATCCGGCACTCGGGCTGTCCGGCGTGCCGCGGTTCAGATCGCTGATCGTCGCCTGCCCGGTGTCGCTGATCCCGGCCGGCAGCGGCGTCCCCGACGCCGTGCTTCCGCTCAGGGTGCCCACCAGGGCAAAGGTCTCGTTGCCTTCAAATACCGCATCGTCCACGGTCGGCACCGACACCACTATTCCGCCGGTAGTCCCGGCCGCCACCGGCACGCTGTAACTGCCGTCCGCGTTCACCGTCACCGCCACCGACCGGCCGGCGATCGTGACCGTCGGCGTACCAATATCGTCCGCGTCGGTCGAGCCGTGGCGCAGCGTAAAGGTCAGCGTGGTTGCCGCATCGACCGGCTTGCTCAGCGCTATATCAAAGCGCGCCGGCTGGCCTTCCGCCACGGTCCCCGCATCCCCGACCGTCAGCACCGGCACATCCGACCCGGCACTCGGGCTGTCCGGCGTGCCGCGGTTCAGATCGCTGATCGTCGCCTGCCCGGTGTCGCTGATCCCGGCCGGCAGCGGCGTCCCCGACGCCGTGCTTCCGCTCAGCGTCCCCGTCAGGGCAAAAGTCTCGTTGCCTTCAAATACCGCATCGTCCACGGTCGGCACCGACACCACTATTCCGCCGGTGGTCCCGGCTGCCACCGGCACGCTGTAACTGCCGTCCGCGTTCGCCGTCACCGCCACCGACTGCCCGGCTATCGTGACCGTCGGCGTACCAATATCGTCCGCGTCGGTCGAGCCGTGGCGCAGCGTAAAGGTCAGCGTGGTTGCCGCATCCACCGGCTTGCTCAGCGCCACGTCAAAGCGCGCCGGCTGGCCTTCCGCCACGGTTCCCGCATCCCCGACCGTCAGCACCGGCACATCCGACCCGGCACTCGGGCTGTCCGGCGTGCCGCGGTTCAGATCGCTGATCGTCGCCTGCCCGGTGTCGCTGATCCCGGCCGGCAGCGGCGTGCCCGATGCCGTGCTTCCGCTCAGCGTCCCCACCAGGGCAAAGGTCTCGTTGCCTTCAAATACCGCATCGTCCACGGTCGGCACCGACACCACTATTCCGCCGGTAGTCCCGGCCGCCACCGGCACGCTGTAACTGCCGTCCCCGTGGTCGGTGACCGCCACCGACCGGCCAGCTATCGTGACCGTCGGCGTACCGATATCGTCCGCGTCGGTCGAGCCGTGGCGCAGCGTAAAGGTCAGCGTGGTCGCTGCATCCACCGGCTTGCTCAGCGCCACGTCAAAGCGCGCCGGCTGGCCTTCCGCCACGGTCCCCGCATCCCCGACCGTCAGCACCGGCACATCCGATCCGGCACTCGGGCTGTCCGGCGTGCCGCGGTTCAGATCGCTGATCGTCGCCTGCCCGGTGTCGCTGATCCCGGCCGGCAGCGGTGTCCCCGACGCCGTGCTCCCGCTCAGGGTGCCCTCCAGGGCAAAGGTCTCGTTGCCTTCAAATACCGCATCGTCCACGGTCGGCACCGACACCACAATCCCGCCGGTAGTCCCGGCTGCCACCGGCACGCTGTAACTGCCGTCCGCGTTCACCGTCACCGCCACCGGCTGCCCGGCTATCGTGACCGTCGGCGTACCGATATCGTCCGCGTCGGTCGAGCCGTGGCGCAGCGTAAAGGTCAGCGTGGTCGCCGCATCCACCGGCTTGCTCAGCGCCACGTCAAAGCGCGCCGGCTGGCCTTCCGCCACGGTTCCCGCATCCCCGACCGTCAGCACCGGCACATCCGACCCGGCACTCGGGCTGTCCGGCGTGCCGCGGTTCAGATCGCTGATCGTCGCCTGCCCGGTGTCGCTGATCCCGGCCGGCAGCGGCGTGCCCGATGCCGTGCTTCCGCTCAGCGTCCCCACCAGGGCAAAGGTCTCGTTGCCTTCAAATACCGCATCGTCCACGGTCGGCACCGACACCACTATTCCGCCGGTAGTCCCGGCCGCCACCGGCACGCTGTAACTGCCGTCTGCGTTCACCGTCACCGGCACCGACTGCCCGGCTATCGTGACCGTCGGCGTACCGATATCATCCGCGTCGGTCGAGCCGTGGCGCAGCGTAAAGGTCAGCGTGGTCGCTGCATCCACCGGCTTGCTCAGCGCCACATCAAAGCGCGCCGGCTGGCCTTCCGCCACGGTTCCCGCATCCCCGACCGTCAGCACCGGCACATCGTTGTCTTGCACCGTGGTAACGATAGGATCACCATTGACAAGATTTTCGTAATTGCCGCCGGTTGCTGTTTCAATCCCTACTGATTGCGGAATATCACCCTGTACCAGATTGTCATCGCCGCGTGCAGCATAGGTAACTGAGCCTTCGGTCTTACCAACCGGAATCGTGACAATTTCCCCATTAGTCAACCGAATGACCAGATCGCTACCTTGAGGCGGTAAATCGACCCTGGCAATAATCGTGATCTCTTCACCTTCAGTAACTGTGCCAGGGCCTTCCAACGTAATCTTGGTCCCGTCATTGTTGTCTACAACGGTGGTGCGGGTGGTGCTGGTTGTATCCAGCGCTTCGTAGTTGCCTCCAGAGGTGCCCACAATCGAGAACTCGACTGGTACACTGCCCTGCTGATAGGCATCGTCTGGGCGTGTAGCCACATCAACGGTGCCGCTGCTCTGACCAACCGGAATGGTAATGCTGACGTTATTCCCCATGTCAATCACCAGCGGACTGCCCGTCACAGGGTTGTCCACGCGGGCCGTCACCGTGATAATTCCCCCTTCCGTCACCTCATTGGCCGAACTCAGGGTGATGGTGGTCGAGTCATTGTTGTCCCCAACGACCGTAGTCGTCGTACTAGTGGTATCTAGGCTGGTATAACTTCCGCCTGAGGTAGAATCGATACCAATATTGACGAATTCATCCCCTTGGCGATAAGCATCATCACCACGCGTATCTATCGTCACGGACGTGCCCGTTTCCCCAACAGGAATCGTAACCGTTGAACCATTTGTTAACGTTATGACAAGATCGCTGCCAGTCACTGGGCTATTTACCGTTGCCGTAACGATAATTTTTCCGCCCTCAACAACCCGTCCATCCGAGCTCAATGTAATAGTGTCATTATTTTCCAGAGAGGATGGCGTAACCAATAACGCTTGAGTATCAAAACCGTCCGTCTGATCCACGTTATTTATTGCGAAGTTGATCCCTGCGGTTGGGTAGCCGATTATTGGATCCACTATTTGTCCGGTCAAATCCAGTACGACCGCAGCGTGATTTCCACCGCCATCACCCGCTTCGCCTGTACTATCATTACCAGCAGCGGCGGCCTCTAGCACTTGCGTTGGGTCAGCACCCTGAGCGATGGCATCTTGTATAGCAGCGATATCATTGGCGGTATCCGCATTTGTCTGAGGGGACGCACTACTTACATCGCTCCAGCGGCTATCGCGTCCCAGATCCAGTGTCTTACCATCAGGTAACGTGATCGAAACCGCGCCATTGGCACCGGTCACCACTTCTTCACCACTGTAAACCCGATCGCCGGCGACGAGCAGCCTCTGGCTCCCATCAAGCGCAACGATAAAAACTTGCCCAATAACGAATTTAATAACACCAATCACACCGTTCAAAATATTTTCTCCTTGATATCTATAATTATTTTTTTGATATTGCGATATGCAGCTATAGATCTTGGCTATCATCCTGATAAGGTTGATTTGCTGTGTGTCGTCCTGACATTTAAAAAAATACTACGATAGTGCTGCCGTTATGCGTCAAACACTTGACTCAATGAGCGATATAATAAAAAATTCAGAATATTCTTTCCAGAACTTTACTCATTTAGAGTAACTATTATTTCACCTTTTACTGAGCCTTTCAGAAAGGACTTTAACGCAGTGATATTAAAGGAATAAAAAAAATAAATTCGTTAAATGTTCATATAACACTCAAACACTTTAATAGGAATAATCACAAATAAAGTTTTGTGAAGGAAACTGCTGATGATACGTAGATACCGTTTTGCTTTATTACCTTTTATTACCTTTTTTTCCACAGCGACATATGCCGAGACGCTCCAGGAAGCAATAAAAAATACGCTCTATACACATCCTGAAGTAAACGCATCCATTAATAGCCGTTTTTCTGCCGAACATGATTTGCGTGCAGCAAAAGGCGGATATCTTCCTTCCATCACGCTGAATGCAGGCGTTGGCCGCGAAGAAACCGATAGCCCTTCTACGCGTGCAAGCGCCAATAAACGCACGGAGCTCAGCCGCCAGGAATCAAGTATCGCTCTAAATCAGACGGTCTTTGATGGTTTCGCCACCTCGAGTGAAGTTGGCAGACAGCGTGCCACGGTCAATTCACGCGCCTATAAAGTATTAAACACCAGTGAGGCGACGGCGTTAAATACCGTTCAGGTGTATATTAATGTGCTGCAACGTCAGGAATTCGTCCGTTTAGCAGAAGCTAACCTCGCAAGCCATGAGCGTATTTACGATCAAATAAGGCTGCGCAGTGAGCAAGGCGTCGGAAGGCTGGCCGATCTGGATCAGGCGGAGGCACGTCTGGCACAAGCACGCAACAATACATTGACAGAAAAAACCAATCTGGATGATGCCAAAATCAATTACATGAGCGTTGTGGGGAAAGTACCTGAGAATTTGGTGATACCCGATGCTTCCGCGATAAAAATCCCCTCCTCGTTGGAAGAAGCACAGCGCATCATGCTGGCAAATAGCCCGGCACTAAAATCCGCAGAATCGGACATTGAAGCCACCCAGCAGCAATATGAAACATCAAAATCAACCTTTTATCCACGTCTCAACGTTGAACTCTCTCGCACAATGAATAACAACATTGATGGGACGCGCGGCCAAAACAATGAGTGGCAGGCGATGCTGCGGATGCGCTATAACCTGTATGAGGGCGGTAGCAGCAAGGCCAATATGGAATCTAAAGCCTATCAGATAAAAGAAGCACAGGATGTCCGAAATAATGCCCTGCGCCTACTGAATGAAGAACTGAAACTAGCCTGGTCAGCGCTAAACAACGCACGTCAGCAGGTTCCGATTGCCGCCGAATACGCTGACCGTAGTATGAAAGTACGTACGGCCTATCAGAAGCAATTTGGTCTGGGAGAAAGGACGCTATTGGACTTGCTGGATAGTGAAAACGAACTGTTCACCGCCCAGAGGCGTTTGGTCGAGGTCCGCTTTATCGCCCTTTATACCGAATACCGGATCACATCACGTATGGGTGAGCTATTGAATCGTCTAGCGATCCCAGCGCCTGATGCGGGTACCAGCTTGACAAATGTGACAAGCCAAGCAGAGTTACCAAGCCTTAATTAATATATTTCATTAGTCAGCCAGCAATAAATTATGGTTTATATGCGAGGGAATTACGTTGCGTAAG contains these protein-coding regions:
- a CDS encoding TolC family outer membrane protein — translated: MIRRYRFALLPFITFFSTATYAETLQEAIKNTLYTHPEVNASINSRFSAEHDLRAAKGGYLPSITLNAGVGREETDSPSTRASANKRTELSRQESSIALNQTVFDGFATSSEVGRQRATVNSRAYKVLNTSEATALNTVQVYINVLQRQEFVRLAEANLASHERIYDQIRLRSEQGVGRLADLDQAEARLAQARNNTLTEKTNLDDAKINYMSVVGKVPENLVIPDASAIKIPSSLEEAQRIMLANSPALKSAESDIEATQQQYETSKSTFYPRLNVELSRTMNNNIDGTRGQNNEWQAMLRMRYNLYEGGSSKANMESKAYQIKEAQDVRNNALRLLNEELKLAWSALNNARQQVPIAAEYADRSMKVRTAYQKQFGLGERTLLDLLDSENELFTAQRRLVEVRFIALYTEYRITSRMGELLNRLAIPAPDAGTSLTNVTSQAELPSLN